The Streptomyces sp. JB150 genomic interval GTACGGCCCGGACTGGGGGCGCTGGCACAGGCGGGCGGAGAGCCGGGAGCGCAGCTCGGCGGAGTTGGGCAGTCCGGTGAGGGAGTCGTGCGAGGCGCGGTGGGCGAGCTGGAGCTCGCGGCGCTTGCGTTCCTCGATGTCCTCGACGTGGGTGAGCAGGAAGCGGGGGCCGTCCGCGGCGTCGGCGACGACGGAGTTGCGCAGGGACACCCAGACGTAGCTGCCGTCGCGACGCCCGAGCCGCAGTTCGGCGCGCCCGCCCTCGGCGGAGGTCCTGAGGAGGGTGCCTATGTCCTCGGGGTGGACGAGGTCGGAGAAGGAGTAGCGGCGCATCGCGGAGGCGGGGCGGCCCAGCAGGCGGCACAGGGCGTCGTTGGTGCGCAGGATGCGGCCGTGCTGGTCGCCGCCCATCTCGGCGATGGCCATGCCGGAGGGGGCGTACTCGAAGGCCTGTCGGAAGCTTTCCTCGCTGGCGCGCAGGGCCTGCTGCTCGCGTTCGAGGCGGACCAGGGCGCGCTGCATGTTGGCCCTGAGGCGGGCGTTGCTGATCGCGATGGCGGCCTGGAAGGCGTACATCTGGAGGGCCTCGCGGCCCCAGGCGCCGGGCCTGCGGCCGTTGCGCGGGCGGTCCACGGACAGGACGCCGATGAGTTCGCCGGAGGCGGCGCCGCCGTGGGCGCCGGGGGCGTACATCGGCGCGAAGAGGCGGTCGGAGGGGTGCCACTCGTCCTCGAAGCGGGGGGCGGGGCCCTCGGTGTACCACTGCGGGACGTCGTCGTCGTCGAGGATCCAGCCCTCGGTGTGGGGTATGAACACCAGGTCGCCCCACTGCTCGCCCATGCTCAGGCGGCGCTCCCAGGAGGCGCGCGAGCCGACCCGGCCGGTGATCAGGGCCTCGGCGGCGGGGTTGCCGGAGAAGGCGGCGACGACCAGGTCGCCGTCGGGGCGGACGAGGTTCACGCACGCCAGCTCGTACCCGAGGGCGGTGACGACGCCGTCCGCGACGGTCTGCAGTGTGTCGGCCAGGCTGCGCGCGGTGTTCATGTCCGCCATGACCTGGTGCAGCTGCCGCAGGGACGCAAGACGGACATACGGCTCCGACTCGGTCTCCATGCTCGCCCTCCCCCCGAGACCTCGCAGCGAATCAAGGGTTCTCTTCGGCGCCTTTTCCGGATGGTGCCTGCGTATCTTCCCGCCACTGAATCACAGCGCGCTCCCCACTCGGTACACAGGGTCAACAATTCATGCCCCTTGTGACTCAAGTCACAGTAGAACGTGAACAATTGAGTGGAGTTTCTGCGTTTTCCCCGTGCGTTCACCGAACGCATGGTTTGCGCGCTTGACCGGTTGTCCGCCTCCAGCCCTAGGACCGGCTTCGGGCCGGGGTCGGATGCGCCGGGCTCGTACCGGAGACTAGCGTTCCGAGTGTGCTGAAGACTCCCCCCTCCACCCGCTCCGTTCCGTCCGTGCCCGTCCAGCCCGCATCCGGCGGGCATGCTGAGGGGGTGAGCAACGACGAGTTCCGGGCCGCCATGTCCCGGCTGGCCGCCGGTGTCGTCCTGGTGACGGCGGTCGAGCCGCCGCTGGACCCCGACGATCCCACGGCGCCCGGCGGGGAGGACGTCGGCATGACCGCGACCGCCTTCATGTCGGTCTCCCTGGACCCGCCGCTGGTCCTGGTCAGCCTGCGCGAGGGCTCCCGCATGGACGACCTGCTCGCCGAACAGCCGCTGTGGGCGGTCTCCGTCCTCGCCGAGAGCCAGCGCCACATCGCCGGCCGCTTCGCCATGAAGGGCCGCGTCAGCGACCGCCTCCTGTTCGCCGACATCCCCTACCGGCGCGGCGAGGTCACCGGCGCGCCCCTCGTCGGCGGCGCGCTCGCCACCCTGGAATGCCGCACCGAACAGCGGGTGACCGCCGGTGACCACACCCTGGTCGTCGGCCGGGTCCTGACGGCGGACCTGCCCAGCGCGGAGGGCGGACCGCTGACGTACTTCCGCGGCCGCTACCGCCGGCTGGGCTGAACCGGAAACCCGTGGCCGCGCGGCGGGGGTCTCTCCTACAGTGCGCGGATGATCACCCTTGAAGAGATCACCCCCGCCACCTTCGACGCCGCCACCGGCATCCGGGTGCGCCCCGACCAGGAGCACGCCGTCTCCCCGGTGACGCAGTCACTGGCGGAGGCGTACGTCCATCCCGACGGCGTGGCCTGGCCACGCCTGATCACCGACGACGGCCGGCCCGTCGGGTTCGTGATGGCCTTCCTCGGCATCGACTGGCACGGCGACGGCACGGTCCGCCGCTCCGGCCTGTGGCGCCTGAACATCGACGCCGCCGAACAGGGCAAGGGCTACGGCCGCCACGCCGTCCAGGCGGTCGCCGCCGAGATCCGCCGCCGCGGCGGCACCGAGCTGTACGTCACCTGGCACCCCGGCCCCGACGGCCCCGAGGGGTTCTACCTGGGCCTCGGCTTCCGCACGACCGGCGAGGTCAGCGGCGGCCAGACCGTCGGCGTACTGGACCTGACCTGACGGCGCTCGGGGCACCCGGCTGCCGGCCGGAAGGCGCGGCCCGGAGGTCCGGCGGGCTCAGGGCGCGGGGGCGATGTCCAGGGCGGCGAGCCGTTCGGGCTCGGACACGACCTCGATGACGGCGACGCGGTCGCGTACGACCGTGAAGGCCAGCACTCGCTCCACATGCCCCGCGGCGTCCCGCACCACCACGCCGGGCACCCCGCCGACCAGCGCGGGCCCGGCGGTCCGGGCGAGGTGGGCGAAGCTCGTGGCGCCCCGGGCGACCGCCCGCGCGCCCGTGGTCACACCACCCGCCGCGCGGGCCACCACGTCCGGGTCGAGCACCCGCAGCAGCCCGTCGAAGTCACCGTCCCGCGCGGCGGCGAGGAAGGCGTCGACGACCTCGCGCCGCCGCTCCAGGTCCGTCCGCGGCGCCTCGGCCCCGCGGACCCGGCGCCGGGCCCGGCTGGCGAGCTGCCGCGCGGCCGTCGGCGTACGGTCCGCGATCACCGCGATCTCCTCGAACGGCACCCCGAACAGGTCGTGCAGCACGAACGCCAGCCGCTCGGCGGGCGTGAGGGTGCCGAGCACGACGAGCAGGGCGCCCCCCACCGAGTCCGCGAGCAGGGCGTCCTGCTCGGGCCCGGCCACGGGCACCGGCCGGCGGTCCTCCTCCAGCGGCTCCTCGCGGCGGGAGGCGCGTGAGCGCAGCAGGTCCAGGCAGACCCGCCCCACCACCGTGGTCAGCCACCCGCCGAGATTGCCGATGTCCCCGGCCTCCGACCGGCTCAGCCGGAACCACGCCTCCTGCACGGCGTCCTCCGCCTCGGCGAGCGAGCCGAGCATCCGGTACGCGACGGCCCGCAGCCGGGGACGGTGCGCCTCGAAACGCTCGGCGAGGAAGTCGGTGTCGCTCATCGGTCGGGGCCTCTCGTCGCGATCGGTCACGGGGTCGGTCACCTCGGATGACGGATCGCGGCGGGGAGATGTGACACCGGCGGGGTGAGGAGGGCATGTGGCACCGGGGAGGGGTTCCGAGACCCCCCTAGGCCCTGTCTGACAAAGGATCTTGGTTGGGTTCGCGGAGCCAGAGGACGAGTGAGGCGACGTGGATGCCGGCCTTGTAGCGGGCGGCGACTTTGTCGAAGCGNNNNNNNNNNNNNNNNNNNNNNNNNNNNNNNNNNNNNNNNNNNNNNNNNNNNNNNNNNNNNNNNNNNNNNNNNNNNNNNNNNNNNNNNNNNNNNNNNNNNCCGTCAACACCAGGCAGCAGCGGCGCTATCCGCTCCCACGCCGCATCCGTCAACTCACCCCGACCCACCACAAGATCAATTATCAGACAGGACCTAGGACCAGTTCTGCCCGGAGCGGCCGCGCTTGGTCTCGGCGCGCTGCTTCTTCTCCCGGAGCCGGCGCTCGTTGATGCCGCGCGGGATGCGGGTCGGCTTGCGCGGCTTGGGCGGGGGCGCGGTCGCCTCGGCGAGCAGCGCGGCGAGGCGTACGGCGGCGGCCTCGCGGTTGCGCCACTGGGAGCGGTGCTCGGAGGCGCGGACGCTGATCACCCCGTCGGTCAGCCGGCCGGCCAGCCGCTCCAGGGCCCGCTGCTTCCACACCTCGGGCAGCGCCTCGGTGCGCGCGAGGTCGAACCGCAGCTCGACCTGGGAGTCGCTGGTGTTCACATGCTGCCCGCCGGGCCCGGACGACCGCGAGAAACGCCACATCAGCTCGGCCTCGGGAAGCGAGACGGAGCCGCGGATGACGTGGGGACCGGACATGCCGTCCATGTTCCCCGCGCTGACGGGCTCACGTCATCCGAATATCCGCACTACGGCCATCCCGGTAAAGAAAGTAAAGACTCCAGGAACCTCGCGTACCCCTCTTCGCGTTCATAGGGGTAGCTGTAGCTTCTTGCCGAATGTAAACGAGGAAGGGACTCCCGAACCATGGCTGTAAGCCTGTCCAAGGGTGGCAACGTCTCGCTCACCAAGGAGGCTCCGGGCCTGACCGCCGTCACCGTGGGCCTCGGCTGGGACGTCCGGACCACCACCGGCACCGACTTCGACCTCGACGCCTCCGCGATCGCGGTCAACACGCAGGGCAAGGTCTACTCGGACCAGCACTTCGTCTTCTTCAACAACAAGCAGAGCCCGGACCAGACGATCGTCCACACCGGTGACAACCGCACCGGCGAGGGCGCCGGCGACGACGAGGCGATCAACGTCAACCTCGCCGCCCTCCCGGCCGACGTCGACAAGATCGTCTTCCCGGTCTCCATCTACGACGCGGAGGCCCGCTCGCAGAACTTCGGCCAGGTCCGCAACGCCTACATCCGCATCGTCAACCAGGCCGGCGGCGGCGAGATCGCGCGCTACGACCTGTCGGAGGACGCGGCCACCGAGACGGCCATGATCTTCGGCGAGCTGTACCGCAGCGGCGCGGAGTGGAAGTTCCGCGCCGTGGGCCAGGGCTACGCCTCGGGCCTCGCGGGCATCGCGCAGGACTTCGGCGTGAACGTCTGAGTCACCCGCTGACCCGCCCGCGCCGCCGGGCCCCCCGACTCCGTGCCGGGGGCCCGGCGGCGCGTTAGGTTGCCGCGTGTGATCCTCGAACCCCTGACGGTCCCCCGCGGCCACACTGTCCCTGCGCCGCTGCTCGCCGAACTCACCGCGCTGTACGCCGCCGACCGCGAGTTCCAGGCGCTCAGCGGCGACTTCCCCGACCCGGACGACATCCGGGCCGAGCAGGTCGCGGCGGCGCTGGCGCAGGAGCTGGCGAACCCGGACACGGAAGTGCTGCTCGCGCGCGCCGCCGGGCGGCTGACCGGCATGGCGATCACACTGGCGCACCACCCCGACCCCAACGACCCCGACCCGTGGATCGGGCTGCTCCTGGTGGACCCCGCCGTGCGCCGGCAGGGCCACGGCCGCCGCCTCGCCGCGGCCGTAGAGGACCGCTTCCGCGCCGCGGGCCGCACCGCCGTACGGCTCGCCGTCCTCGAGAACAACCCCAGGGCCCTGGCCTTCTGGACCGCCTGCGGCTACGAGGTCATCGACCACCGGCCCGACCGCGCCCTGCACCGCCCCTGCGCGGTCCTGCGCAAGCCCCTGCGCACCCCGCGCCCGGACGCCTGACCCCGCACCGCTGTGCAGCCGGGAACACGCCGGCCCTCCTCGACGGTGACCCGCGCCCTCAGGGCCGGGCCGGGCGGCCGTCGCCGTACAGCCAGTCCTCCCAGACGCCGGAGAAGTCGTGTCCGGGCGCCTGCCGTTCGACGTAGGCGGTGAAATCCGCGGTGTCCGCGTTGCCGTGCCGGTGCTCGCCGGCCCAGTCGCGCAGGAGGCGGCGGAAGGCGCCGTCGCCGACGATCTGCCGGATCCTGTGCAGGACCATCGCGCCCCGCTCGTAGACCGGGCGCCCGGAGATGTCCTCGACGGCCGGCGGCTTCGCGGGCGGGAACGCGAACACCTCCTCGTCGGCGTACAGCGCGTCGAAGATCCGCTCGGCGCTGTCCCCGCCGTGCTCCTCCTCCCACAGCCACTCGGCGTACGTCGCGAAGCCCTCGTTGAGCCACATGTCCCGCCAGGTCTTCGGCGAGACCGAGTTGCCGTACCACTGGTGGGCCAGCTCGTGGACGAGGAGCAGGACGTCCGGGGTGCCGGGGAAGACCGGGCGGTTCTGGGTCTCCAGCGCGTACCCGGCGATACCGGAGGGCGCGACGATCGCGCCGGTGGAGGAGAAGGGGTACGGGCCGAAGGTGTCCCGCGCCCACTGCATCGCCTCGGGAAGGCGGGCCAGCACCGGGCGGCTCGCCGCCGCCTCGGCCGGGTGCACCGCGCTGTACACGGGCAGTCCGTCCTTCGTCCGGCCGCGCCGGATCTCGTAGCGGCCGATCACGAGCGTGGCGACGTAGCTCGCCATCGGTTCGGTGGTGCGCCAGGTGTACGTCGTGCGGCCGCCCTGGGTGCGCTCGCCCGCCTGCTCGCCGTTGGAGACCGCGGTGAGCCCGCGCGGCACGGTCACCGTCACGTCGTACGACGCCTTGTCGGAGGGGTGGTGGTTGCCGGGGAACCACGCCATCGAGCCGACCGGCTGGCCGAGCGCGACCGCCCCGTCGGCGGTGCGCAGCCAGCCCTCCTCGGAGCCGTCCGCGTCGGTGAGGGCGGCCGGGGTGCCCGCGTAGCGGACCGTGACGCGGAAGGTCGCGCCCTCGGCGAGCTCGTCGCGGGGACGGACGGTCAGTTCCTGGCCCGCGCGGTTGAAGTCGGCCGCCGTGCCGTCCACCGTCACCGAGCGCACGTCCAGGCCGTCGA includes:
- the cdgB gene encoding diguanylate cyclase CdgB, whose amino-acid sequence is METESEPYVRLASLRQLHQVMADMNTARSLADTLQTVADGVVTALGYELACVNLVRPDGDLVVAAFSGNPAAEALITGRVGSRASWERRLSMGEQWGDLVFIPHTEGWILDDDDVPQWYTEGPAPRFEDEWHPSDRLFAPMYAPGAHGGAASGELIGVLSVDRPRNGRRPGAWGREALQMYAFQAAIAISNARLRANMQRALVRLEREQQALRASEESFRQAFEYAPSGMAIAEMGGDQHGRILRTNDALCRLLGRPASAMRRYSFSDLVHPEDIGTLLRTSAEGGRAELRLGRRDGSYVWVSLRNSVVADAADGPRFLLTHVEDIEERKRRELQLAHRASHDSLTGLPNSAELRSRLSARLCQRPQSGPYDSYDSYDAAYGPAGYEPGHAFDFPPGADGYDVYDHHVHTVAPEGDHDDGTKGLAVLFCDLDGFKSINDRFGHNAGDAVLIEVARRLSNGVRDGDTVARLGGDEFVILADGLGRADAADLAVRLRNEIIQPIRAEGRAVRVGASFGIGWAHCGMTADEVLKSADERMYVEKRSRPKQHRRAG
- a CDS encoding flavin reductase family protein, yielding MPVQPASGGHAEGVSNDEFRAAMSRLAAGVVLVTAVEPPLDPDDPTAPGGEDVGMTATAFMSVSLDPPLVLVSLREGSRMDDLLAEQPLWAVSVLAESQRHIAGRFAMKGRVSDRLLFADIPYRRGEVTGAPLVGGALATLECRTEQRVTAGDHTLVVGRVLTADLPSAEGGPLTYFRGRYRRLG
- a CDS encoding GNAT family N-acetyltransferase — protein: MITLEEITPATFDAATGIRVRPDQEHAVSPVTQSLAEAYVHPDGVAWPRLITDDGRPVGFVMAFLGIDWHGDGTVRRSGLWRLNIDAAEQGKGYGRHAVQAVAAEIRRRGGTELYVTWHPGPDGPEGFYLGLGFRTTGEVSGGQTVGVLDLT
- a CDS encoding sigma-70 family RNA polymerase sigma factor; translation: MSDTDFLAERFEAHRPRLRAVAYRMLGSLAEAEDAVQEAWFRLSRSEAGDIGNLGGWLTTVVGRVCLDLLRSRASRREEPLEEDRRPVPVAGPEQDALLADSVGGALLVVLGTLTPAERLAFVLHDLFGVPFEEIAVIADRTPTAARQLASRARRRVRGAEAPRTDLERRREVVDAFLAAARDGDFDGLLRVLDPDVVARAAGGVTTGARAVARGATSFAHLARTAGPALVGGVPGVVVRDAAGHVERVLAFTVVRDRVAVIEVVSEPERLAALDIAPAP
- the arfB gene encoding alternative ribosome rescue aminoacyl-tRNA hydrolase ArfB, encoding MDGMSGPHVIRGSVSLPEAELMWRFSRSSGPGGQHVNTSDSQVELRFDLARTEALPEVWKQRALERLAGRLTDGVISVRASEHRSQWRNREAAAVRLAALLAEATAPPPKPRKPTRIPRGINERRLREKKQRAETKRGRSGQNWS
- a CDS encoding TerD family protein — its product is MAVSLSKGGNVSLTKEAPGLTAVTVGLGWDVRTTTGTDFDLDASAIAVNTQGKVYSDQHFVFFNNKQSPDQTIVHTGDNRTGEGAGDDEAINVNLAALPADVDKIVFPVSIYDAEARSQNFGQVRNAYIRIVNQAGGGEIARYDLSEDAATETAMIFGELYRSGAEWKFRAVGQGYASGLAGIAQDFGVNV
- a CDS encoding GNAT family N-acetyltransferase codes for the protein MILEPLTVPRGHTVPAPLLAELTALYAADREFQALSGDFPDPDDIRAEQVAAALAQELANPDTEVLLARAAGRLTGMAITLAHHPDPNDPDPWIGLLLVDPAVRRQGHGRRLAAAVEDRFRAAGRTAVRLAVLENNPRALAFWTACGYEVIDHRPDRALHRPCAVLRKPLRTPRPDA
- a CDS encoding M1 family metallopeptidase; translation: MSRFAPVVPVAASLSLSLSLALALTACGGGVEGTPGGSGLRDPYFPKAGNGGYDVTHYALTLDYTPDSRRLTGRAIVTARATQPLSALNLDLDGLDVRSVTVDGTAADFNRAGQELTVRPRDELAEGATFRVTVRYAGTPAALTDADGSEEGWLRTADGAVALGQPVGSMAWFPGNHHPSDKASYDVTVTVPRGLTAVSNGEQAGERTQGGRTTYTWRTTEPMASYVATLVIGRYEIRRGRTKDGLPVYSAVHPAEAAASRPVLARLPEAMQWARDTFGPYPFSSTGAIVAPSGIAGYALETQNRPVFPGTPDVLLLVHELAHQWYGNSVSPKTWRDMWLNEGFATYAEWLWEEEHGGDSAERIFDALYADEEVFAFPPAKPPAVEDISGRPVYERGAMVLHRIRQIVGDGAFRRLLRDWAGEHRHGNADTADFTAYVERQAPGHDFSGVWEDWLYGDGRPARP